From Sporolactobacillus pectinivorans:
CACCGTCGGCAATTTCTGCCACATAGAACGAAGGAGCATAACCGATGGTTTGCTCGTACACGTCGCCGACTCTCTGTTTAAACATTTCAGCGGCCGATTTATGAACAAGGGGGCAATGGCGCAGCCGCCGAATCCTGCTCCGGTCATCCGGGCGCCGAGTACGCCTTTTTGCTTCCATGCGGCTTCCACCAGCGTATCCAGTTCTTTTCCGGTCACCTCGTAATCGAATTTCAACGAGACATGCGATGCATTGACAAGTTTTCCAAATGTAGTCAGGTCATTGCGCTTCAGAGCTTCGCGCGCTTTGTTAGTCCGAAATAGGTGGGCGATTATGGAGAATTAGCGAATAACTTACTGGTTTTGACTTTGAAGTCAATTAAATCGACCAAAAATAAAATAGTACTTATTACTTTCAGCAAACCCGCTGCCCATTATTTGACGCTTACTCTAGGAATTATACAGGAAAGGAAGCTATTGAAAATTTACATGTTGCATTTAAGTCCAAAGGCTATATTTCTGATAACTTAAAATAGAGGGACACGAACCATGTTAAATACAGGTTCATGTCTTTTAAAGTTAGTGTCTAAATTTTTTTGAAGATGACTATTTTTGATTCCGGATGATGTTGTTCCAAAATGTTGATAAATGCTTGATATAACAACAATTTAGAGCTTTTTCAAACACGGACACCGTCGGAATGACCTAATTAGTTTACGGTGTCAGCAGTGTTTATCCATAATGAACAACCGTCATCTACACAGCAGATGGCGACTATTATGTCTATTTTTAAATGGGTAAATACCCCTGTTTATTTCATTAATCATGAAAGCTGTTCCGCTACTATTTTTGATGCGGAGAACCGTATCATAAGTAAATGAGGTTTTTTGTTAAAAAACAAACGTCCCTATAGTTGTATAAAGGAACGCGTTAATATTACTTTAATTATTTTAAAATTGCTCTTCCAATAAATTTTGACCACCTATAAACATAAACCATGGATCCGGGCGGCCGTACAGATCAGAAACAGTAGACTTTGAGAGATAAAACTAATAAAACAGATAAAAAAAGTATGAATATCTCTTGTTTTTTATAAAATTGTTTTGTATTATTTTATCTAAAGTAAAAAACTTAATATATCTTATCAAGAGTGGTGAAGGGACTGGCCCTATGAAACCCGACAACCAGCATTCTGAGGAGGAATGTATTGGTGTTAATTCCAGCAGATTAATCTGAGAGATAAGAGAACAAAGTGCTTAATAAAATAAAAAAGCACAAAGCCGTTTTCTTATTCAAAGCAAACGGCTTTTTTGTATCTTATTTTTTTGGATTAGAAAACTGAACATAAGGGGGCTTGATTAAAAATTCTCAGGAAGTTGAATTCAAAAATAACTTTAAGCATAGGGGGTTGTTATTTCTGAATAAAAAACAATGATCATTTCACTCTCTGCACGAGCGATTGCCATCAATGTCATTGCTGGAACAGTTGGTGATACATACTATTGACCGTTCCCCACTTGAAAATTCTATTTTGTTTTTGGATGCATTTTTTAAAGCGGGTTCAAGAATGATAGCAAGCCTTTTTTATTAAATTTTGTGTATAGGATGATGAGTATGAGTAATTTATGGAATGAAGTAGAAAGGTTGAAAGATTTCAGATGGATTGATTTGTCTCATGGATTGAACGATGAAAGCCCATATTGGGGAGGTATGCCGGATGGAGTACGTGAGATAGGAAAAACGGTATATGATTATGATCAGGAATTGAGACTCAGAATTCAAACCTTCAAATTTCCTGGTCAATTTGGAACCCATATAGATTATCCTGGACACTTTGTTCAGAGTGGTAAGCTTTCTGATCAATTTGGCATAAAAGATTTAGTGTTTCCACTGATTGTGATTGATGTTTCAGAAAAGGTTAAGCAAAATTCGGATTATGAGTTAACACTGGCAGACATTGCAGAGCATGAAAAAAAATATGGAAGAATTCCGGAACATTCCTTTGTTGCACTTCGCACAGATTGGAGCAAAAGATGGCCAGATGAAAAGGCTTTGTCAAATCTAGATTCAGATGGAAATGAACATTGCCCTGGTTGGACAGTTGAGACCTTAAAATTTTTGTTTGATGAGCGAAATGTGGCGGGAAATGGGCATGAAACTTTGGATACTGATGCTTCTGTCGGGTTTCTGGCAGTTGGTGATTTGGTCAGTGAGCGCTTTGTTTTGGAAAGAGGAAAAATTCAGGTCGAGTTATTGACAAATCTGGATCAAGTCCCGCCAGTAGGTGCAGTTATCTTTATTGCTTCTCCTAATATCGAAGGAGCAACAGGACTTCCCGCTAGAGTATGGGCAATAACAGAATAAAAAATAACTAATTAGCAAAGAAGGATAAAATATGGGAGAGAAAAAAACACTTAAAAAAAATCAGTTAAATTTTCTAGAGGTTATCGCACTGTCTATAGCAATTCTTGCGCCTACCTTTGCAAGTTCAATGAACTTTGGGCTGATCGCTTCAAGCGCAAGCTATTCTGTCAGTTTAGTTTTCATTATTTCAGTTATTGCATTGCTACTTGTTTCGGTAGCATTTGTTAAATTTGGCAAAGAATTTGTTTCCGCTGGCTCTGCTTATACATATGTGGAAGCCGGCTTAGGAAACAAATTTGGTGCAATAAGCGGTTGGGCACTTTTGCTTACTTATGCAGGTTATACGAGTGGTTGCTCATCAGCATTCGGGTATTTATTCAGTGATTTTATTCGCCAGCTTACAGGAATAAATATTCCTTGGGTGATTTTCGCCTTATTAAGTTTATTGTTGATCTGGTATATTACCTATTATGATATCAAAGTAAGCACTAGAATCATGCTCTTTATAGAAATTTTTTCTGTTCTCCTAGTTTTGGGTATCGCAATAGTTGTATTGATAAGGGTAGGTACAACAACCGGACTTAGTGCTGCACCTTTTAAATTTTCTAATGGATCATCTCTTAATGGTATCG
This genomic window contains:
- a CDS encoding cyclase family protein, with protein sequence MSNLWNEVERLKDFRWIDLSHGLNDESPYWGGMPDGVREIGKTVYDYDQELRLRIQTFKFPGQFGTHIDYPGHFVQSGKLSDQFGIKDLVFPLIVIDVSEKVKQNSDYELTLADIAEHEKKYGRIPEHSFVALRTDWSKRWPDEKALSNLDSDGNEHCPGWTVETLKFLFDERNVAGNGHETLDTDASVGFLAVGDLVSERFVLERGKIQVELLTNLDQVPPVGAVIFIASPNIEGATGLPARVWAITE